A window of the Miscanthus floridulus cultivar M001 chromosome 14, ASM1932011v1, whole genome shotgun sequence genome harbors these coding sequences:
- the LOC136504120 gene encoding uncharacterized protein isoform X1 codes for MACDDGDKDVLLLVHQVPLDMEEGPAPRLAHLLPPLHRAPPPPPPPPFRSPPPPQAAASAEHRLSFRGWLGIPRHWEDWVAKLRPLHARLWRHLGIHDAVLASTLRSKRDASAVLHLASFWCSATASFAFPWGEATVTLQDVAVLAGFPALGAPAPAPLPPQWRPDEAALNGMRLGFNRSACKKAHHSAWVKHFLADDNADPVFEHAAFLALWLTRFVLPGHPESTMRQAVFPIAVRLARGERVALAAAVLASIYRDLREIKAFLGAAGAAATAGDTDMLSSLSVYSPLHILQLWMWERFPALRPTKVNPLVAGDPLAARWHDLSRKLNPAQIRQALNTGYNFVWQPYASSMGHTGWVHSSDLAGNDELTSLAHFLRPCELVGMDCIEQYLPHRVARQFGLDQDVPGDVHRANQDWAIAWQTYQLEGKNVAFFIPHSEPGITARYAQWWRQQLLPSHIDAAAASAPVEWKPSKRKVKKTPAAMEAEAEKERRMKKARVSPTTDKKRKLEELYDTKLSDWLPAARNEISDTTSDMGSEEALLPNVGTTNDDIMLLMPRKQTTTAPVTALMDNDMTLALGERGNFMVDEPADIPSEPEAGVPATLEEEIVKIPVVTSLDIPDKPEEGATAVMEEHKEATSVSDRSEEVSAPVIKEVEEKVAIEGAICVTGMNPSGNNTAIVMEADERNAVPKEFGRAAEEATEAVPQSQHEVDAGVMNNSHDAVALPEEAAPVQPTKDSAGCPVVSHIMEDSNVAGDSGKNDYENTSCDFVEEQKEIPCVEEIAGENSRRGEKEREETSHESPQLEIVECVQDIVLMETEYDVEQKIVHPAVEDVATSNSMSPAPLGVPEPENAEFNKHPYLANKDAEDIPMEVAQGEEAELEQISTSAKGGAEEHEEFSEVDHMGTADAKLHLHLNSEVPEKIDEVERKEVDGTIRLTGRDSDKKLGDVPEVGYTEDENIRGLVVNTSDRKPSEVSQAEPAKVEDSKDLMEEDTDKSENVPGLDCTGLEETHGDLMKEGTNNTSENVPKLENTGLEGTRGPIEDTYGRLEEIHDVNAELEKRNLHESDIDRSEDITQIDPLTQDEARCLAKEETEDNATKVQEVKYEQLRNEAPIQEDTKEKPCADSKDLSENVVDQSKEVDKLKQAEAEGCQVLMEKDMENTSDAFVLKQTEDGHRKSLIETGINSHNETTLVEQLDGQSERLKRTGTEEIHGETIEAQEKEFYKDVAEDSNNSTNDKDVVEDSNNLINAEMPCSSATVQLKEDKMEVFHEGRIEEPCVQDVDLINRREPSSDATAMEIEAVALEQDNRIIHKNMEATTVEGSHTLDSGLNSDLANVDETHAAWEIKNQEILDVDMQVAMDERQDLQAVTGNDKRNMSEDTGTSVCGEYQINSTGTEDVKSTKGLQNQECLDQKEQLAREERHNLGTTTENNKMNMLEDADVLVCGQYQNGLTHTKVKPTKGIQNQELLNNKEDQVMDERVECEVTDGSGVSYEEACKLGGDGVSTSGVAVDVSDPVLNKDCNTEELQAREDKQHHGVGHANEKRILEDTSMINTGELKSDLTVMEVSMAGLREGTLNQSAASLEKSQEEAVQEKHDQGVVDENTNRGSADIDALECEGVNPDVAMKMFHETTLTTEAVNVPGSKISSENKQKEAPFEEHSITEIEDSESNEFARQEPEGALPQEPGNLVKIKQESLENGTEMSIFRENDRASGKHQTSAEFIIAPSNMDERGDNDIGWPDESAKGCERLTSDTINTVRSIKFGKPSSEEVKRTQNTRSMYLKDIKESLGRIRAEPSNRVHTTSVGYHSRHAAQDPISSCKEIKVPLRDSARDFGRDRALELVVTSPQEETPRWRQEQYALQILEDVQNSRIAEKSRMEMEIRVLKAQVSSMERQGMNLDHSSEVKSRSSLNQQMLHLHKPSF; via the exons atggcctgcGACGACGGGGACAaggacgtcctcctcctcgtccaccaGGTCCCCCTCGACATGGAGGAGGGGCCAGCGCCCCGCCTGGCGCACCTCCTCCCCCCGCTCCACCGCgctcctcccccgcccccgcctcccCCCTTCCGCTCGCCGCCCCCGCCGCAGGCCGCCGCATCCGCCGAGCACCGCCTCTCCTTCCGCGGCTGGCTCGGCATCCCCCGCCACTGGGAAGACTGGGTCGCCAAGCTCCGCCCGCTCCACGCCCGCCTCTGGCGCCACCTCGGCATCCACGACGCCGTCCTCGCCTCCACCCTCCGCTCCAAGCGCGACGCCTCCGCCGTCCTCCACCTCGCCTCCTTCTGGTGCTCCGCCACCGCCAGCTTCGCCTTCCCTTGGGGGGAGGCCACCGTCACCCTCCAGGACGTCGCCGTCCTCGCCGGCTTCCCCGCCCTCGgcgccccggccccggccccgctCCCGCCCCAGTGGCGCCCCGACGAGGCCGCCCTCAATGGCATGCGCCTCGGCTTCAACCGTAGCGCCTGCAAGAAGGCGCACCACTCCGCCTGGGTCAAGCACTTCCTCGCCGACGACAACGCCGACCCCGTCTTCGAGCACGCCGCCTTCCTCGCGCTCTGGCTCACGCGCTTCGTCCTCCCGGGCCACCCGGAGTCCACCATGCGCCAGGCCGTCTTCCCCATCGCCGTCCGCCTCGCGCGAGGGGAACGCGTTGCCCTCGCGGCCGCCGTCCTCGCCTCCATCTACCGGGACCTCCGCGAGATCAAGGCCTTCCTCGGCGCTgcgggcgccgccgccaccgcaggCGACACCGATATGCTCTCCTCCTTATCCGTCTACTCGCCCCTCCACATTCTTCAGCTTTGGATGTGGGAGCGCTTCCCTGCCCTCAGGCCAACAAAGGTGAACCCACTCGTAGCGGGCGACCCGCTTGCCGCTCGGTGGCATGATCTGAGTAGGAAGCTGAACCCGGCGCAGATACGTCAGGCCCTCAACACAGGATACAACTTTGTGTGGCAGCCTTATGCCAGCTCCATGGGGCACACTGGGTGGGTTCACAGCAGTGATCTAGCTGGGAATGATGAACTGACATCGCTCGCACATTTCTTGCGCCCCTGTGAGCTCGTAGGGATGGATTGCATTGAGCAGTACCTCCCGCACCGCGTCGCCAGACAGTTTGGACTGGACCAAGATGTGCCCGGGGATGTTCACCGTGCCAACCAGGATTGGGCGATTGCTTGGCAGACCTACCAGCTGGAGGGTAAGAATGTGGCTTTCTTCATCCCTCACTCTGAACCTGGGATCACAGCACGGTACGCACAATGGTGGAGGCAGCAACTTCTGCCTTCTCACATTGATGCTGCTGCAGCAAGCGCTCCAGTAGAGTGGAAGCCTTCCAAGCGCAAGGTGAAAAAGACACCAGCGGCCATGGAAGCTGAGGCTGAGAAGGAGCGGAGGATGAAGAAGGCCCGTGTCTCTCCTACTACTGACAAAAAGCGCAAACTTGAAGAGTTGTATGATACTAAGTTGTCGGATTGGCTTCCAGCTGCGAGGAATGAGATTAGTGACACCACTAGTGACATGGGATCAGAGGAGGCCTTGTTGCCTAATGTTGGAACGACCAATGATGATATTATGCTACTTATGCCAAGGAAGCAGACAACAACTGCACCTGTAACAGCATTGATGGATAATGACATGACCCTGGCTCTAGGAGAGAGAGGAAACTTCATGGTTGATGAGCCTGCAGACATCCCAAGTGAACCTGAAGCTGGTGTCCCTGCAACGCTGGAGGAGGAAATAGTTAAAATTCCTGTGGTTACATCTCTTGATATCCCAGATAAGCCAGAAGAAGGAGCCACTGCAGTAATGGAGGAGCACAAGGAAGCTACTAGTGTATCTGATAGATCTGAAGAAGTTAGTGCTCCGGTCATAAAAGAAGTAGAAGAAAAGGTTGCAATAGAGGGAGCTATTTGTGTTACAGGGATGAATCCATCAGGAAACAACACAGCAATTGTAATGGAGGCAGATGAAAGAAATGCAGTTCCAAAGGAATTTGGAAGGGCTGCCGAGGAAGCAACTGAAGCTGTACCACAGAGCCAGCATGAAGTTGATGCAGGTGTTATGAACAATTCTCATGATGCAGTGGCTTTACCTGAGGAGGCCGCTCCAGTTCAGCCTACAAAAGATTCTGCTGGATGTCCTGTGGTATCTCACATAATGGAAGATAGTAATGTTGCTGGCGATTCGGgcaaaaatgattatgaaaatacatCTTGTGATTTTGTTGAGGAACAGAAGGAGATTCCTTGTGTAGAAGAGATTGCTGGAGAAAACAGTCGAAGgggtgagaaagagagagaggaaacCTCCCATGAATCTCCTCAGCTAGAGATAGTAGAATGTGTGCAAGACATTGTTCTTATGGAAACAGAATATGATGTTGAGCAAAAGATAGTTCATCCAGCAGTGGAGGATGTAGCAACTTCCAATAGTATGAGTCCAGCTCCCCTGGGTGTTCCTGAACCAGAAAATGCAGAATTCAATAAACATCCTTATCTAGCAAATAAAGATGCAGAAGATATACCCATGGAAGTTGCACAAGGAGAAGAAGCAGAACTGGAACAAATTAGTACTTCAGCAAAGGGAGGTGCCGAGGAGCATGAGGAATTTTCTGAAGTCGATCACATGGGCACAGCAGATGCTAAGTTGCATTTACACTTGAATTCTGAGGTGCCTGAGAAAATTGATGAAGTAGAGCGTAAAGAAGTCGATGGCACTATAAGACTAACTGGGAGAGATTCTGATAAGAAGCTTGGAGATGTCCCTGAAGTTGGGTACACAGAAGATGAAAACATTAGGGGACTGGTAGTGAATACAAGTGATAGGAAACCTTCAGAAGTCTCCCAAGCCGAGCCTGCAAAAGTGGAAGATTCTAAGGATTTGATGGAAGAGGATACAGACAAATCTGAAAATGTTCCTGGATTAGACTGTACAGGATTGGAGGAAACTCATGGAGATTTGATGAAAGAGGGTACAAATAATACGTCTGAGAATGTTCCCAAATTAGAAAATACAGGATTGGAAGGAACTCGTGGGCCAATAGAGGATACTTATGGTAGACTTGAGGAAATTCATGATGTCAATGCAGAACTGGAAAAACGCAATCTGCATGAGAGTGATATTGATAGATCCGAGGACATAACGCAAATAGATCCACTAACACAGGATGAAGCTAGGTGTCTGGCGAAGGAAGAAACTGAAGATAATGCTACAAAAGTTCAAGAAGTAAAGTATGAACAATTAAGAAATGAGGCACCGATTCAGGAGGATACCAAGGAAAAGCCCTGTGCTGATAGCAAGGATCTATCAGAGAATGTTGTAGATCAGTCCAAAGAGGTTGATAAATTGAAACAAGCAGAAGCAGAGGGTTGCCAGGTGTTAATGGAGAAAGACATGGAGAATACTAGTGATGCTTTTGTACTAAAACAGACAGAAGATGGACACAGAAAATCATTGATAGAGACAGGTATAAATAGCCATAATGAAACTACTCTAGTCGAGCAGTTGGATGGACAAAGCGAGAGACTTAAGAGGACAGGTACTGAGGAAATTCATGGAGAAACCATTGAAGCACAAGAAAAGGAGTTTTATAAGGATGTGGCAGAAGATTCAAATAACTCAACCAATGATAAGGATGTGGTAGAAGATTCAAATAATTTAATCAATGCTGAGATGCCATGTAGTTCAGCTACTGTACAGTTAAAAGAAGATAAGATGGAAGTTTTTCATGAAGGCAGGATTGAGGAGCCATGTGTTCAGGATGTTGATCTGATTAATCGGAGGGAACCATCATCTGATGCAACTGCTATGGAGATTGAG GCAGTGGCTCTGGAACAGGACAACAGAATCATACACAAGAACATGGAGGCAACAACAGTGGAAGGCAGCCACACGCTGGATAGTGGACTAAATTCTGATCTAGCCAATGTTGATGAAACTCATGCTGCATGGGAAATTAAAAACCAGGAAATTTTGGACGTGGACATG CAAGTAGCAATGGATGAAAGACAAGATCTACAAGCTGTAACTGGAAATGACAAAAGGAATATGTCAGAAGATACAGGTACGAGTGTTTGTGGTGAATATCAAATTAACTCAACTGGTACGGAGGATGTCAAGTCTACCAAAGGATTACAGAACCAAGAATGTTTGGACCAGAAAGAA CAACTAGCAAGGGAGGAAAGACACAATTTAGGAACTACAACTGAAAATAACAAAATGAATATGTTAGAAGATGCAGACGTTCTTGTCTGCGGGCAATATCAAAATGGTCTAACTCATACCAAGGTCAAGCCTACCAAAGGAATACAAAACCAAGAACTTTTGAATAACAAAGAA GACCAGGTAATGGATGAAAGAGTGGAGTGTGAAGTAACAGATGGAAGTGGAGTATCCTATGAAGAGGCCTGTAAGCTTGGTGGTGATGGAGTGAGTACCTCTGGAGTTGCAGTGGATGTTAGTGATCCAGTTCTAAACAAGGACTGCAACACAGAGGAG TTGCAGGCAAGGGAGGATAAGCAGCACCATGGAGTTGGACATGCGAATGAGAAGAGGATTTTGGAAGACACTAGTATGATTAATACTGGTGAATTGAAATCTGATTTGACTGTTATGGAGGTTAGCATGGCTGGGTTAAGAGAGGGAACACTCAACCAGAGTGCTGCAAGTTTGGAGAAG TCACAGGAAGAGGCAGTGCAGGAGAAGCATGATCAGGGAGTGGTAGATGAAAACACAAACAGAGGTTCAGCTGACATTGATGCACTTGAATGTGAAGGAGTGAATCCTGATGTGGCCATGAAAATGTTTCATGAAACTACTCTTACAACAGAAGCTGTCAATGTACCTGGGTCTAAAATTTCGTCTGAGAACAAGCAAAAGGAAGCACCCTTTGAAGAACACTCTATAACAGAAATCGAAGATTCTGAATCAAATGAATTTGCAAGACAGGAGCCTGAAGGAGCTCTTCCACAAGAACCTGGAAACCTGGTAAAAATTAAACAAGAAAGTTTGGAGAATGGAACCGAGATGTCCATTTTTAGGGAGAATGACAGAGCTTCTGGAAAACATCAGACCTCAGCAGAGTTTATAATTGCTCCTTCAAATATGGATGAACGGGGTGATAATGATATTGGATGGCCTGATGAATCAGCAAAAGGCTGCGAAAGGTTAACTTCTGATACAATAAACACAGTTCGCTCCATCAAATTTGGCAAGCCAAGTAGTGAAGAGGTTAAGAGAACACAGAACACCAGGTCTATGTATCTAAAAGATATCAAGGAATCATTGGGTAGAATTCGTGCTGAACCATCAAACAGGGTACATACAACCAGTGTTGGGTATCACTCTCGGCACGCAGCTCAGGATCCAATTTCATCTTGCAAGGAGATCAAAGTGCCTTTGCGAGACAGTGCAAGGGATTTTGGAAGGGACCGTGCACTAGAGTTAGTGGTTACAAGTCCACAAGAAGAGACTCCTCGATGGAGGCAAGAACAATATGCACTTCAAATTTTAGAAGATGTTCAAAATTCTCGAATTGCTGAGAAATCTAGGATGGAAATGGAGATCAGAGTACTCAAGGCACAAGTTAGTAGCATGGAGAGACAAGGGATGAACTTGGATCACTCCTCTGAGGTGAAGTCCAGATCtagtttgaaccaacaaatgctACATTTGCACAAACCATCCTTCTAA